A section of the Diabrotica virgifera virgifera chromosome 8, PGI_DIABVI_V3a genome encodes:
- the LOC114342122 gene encoding facilitated trehalose transporter Tret1: MADEHTRLTEPVYRSLSIDRRDNLKNGNSQEKRSRWFLYMSAIVVNLLSFTVASGFSWTSSALQKISSDDMSINPLGKPATPTQESWVASLYPLGAAVGPLIAGKLCDTLGRKKTMLAIAVPKLICLVAVCFANDVRIYYAARFIMGMVLGTSFAILPLYLAEISEIHNRGTISSIFSVALNCGILYCLLIGPLCSIKLLTLLCTVPLIMFIFIFGLFIPESPVFLVAVGKHKEALKVLQRLRNTDDVKEELQEITKSLELHAAEKKGVLDLFRDKHLRKALIIVVGLVNALQVAGINPIVAFLEAIVRATGSNMSVYLTTNVTGLLQVIGTVITVFIAEKFGRKTLLIFSSVGILMSHITLTIYFFLNESHYNVENISWLPVASLFFYMLMFNLGISAMPFAVMGEMFIHSVKASGASIATFTSFVTSFVLTLAFRLVFSQYGLSYCFSGLTVFIILVLLFVYFVVPETKGKSEAEIQQLLRK; this comes from the coding sequence TGAACCTACTAAGCTTCACCGTAGCCAGCGGCTTCAGTTGGACCTCCTCCGCCCTACAAAAGATCTCCTCCGACGACATGTCAATAAACCCACTAGGCAAACCAGCAACCCCAACACAAGAATCATGGGTGGCGTCGCTATACCCCTTGGGCGCAGCCGTGGGGCCATTAATAGCAGGCAAATTATGTGACACTTTGGGAAGGAAGAAGACCATGTTAGCAATTGCAGTCCCAAAATTAATTTGCTTGGTCGCGGTATGCTTTGCGAATGATGTTAGGATCTATTATGCCGCTAGGTTTATTATGGGTATGGTTTTAGGGACCTCCTTTGCTATCCTTCCTTTATATTTGGCCGAAATTTCCGAGATACATAATAGAGGCACCATCTCATCAATTTTCAGCGTGGCTCTAAACTGTGGGATTCTCTATTGTCTTCTCATAGGTCCCCTTTGTTCGATAAAACTTCTAACTCTCCTTTGTACTGTCCCCTTgattatgtttatatttatcttCGGCTTATTTATACCTGAGTCTCCGGTTTTTCTAGTAGCTGTAGGTAAGCATAAAGAAGCCTTGAAAGTACTACAGAGGCTTAGAAACACAGATGATGTCAAGGAAGAACTACAAGAGATAACAAAATCTTTGGAACTACACGCAGCAGAAAAGAAAGGAGTCTTGGATCTGTTTAGAGACAAACATCTAAGGAAGGCTTTGATCATAGTAGTTGGGTTGGTAAATGCTTTGCAGGTCGCTGGGATCAACCCAATAGTGGCATTTTTGGAAGCCATTGTCCGAGCAACTGGTTCCAACATGTCTGTTTATTTAACAACAAATGTAACAGGACTCCTGCAAGTTATAGGTACTGTTATCACTGTCTTCATAGCAGAAAAATTTGGTCGAAAGACTTTGTTGATATTTTCAAGTGTCGGTATTTTAATGTCCCATATTACTCTTACTATATATTTCTTTTTAAATGAGAGTCATTACAACGTAGAAAATATATCTTGGCTACCTGTAGCTAGCTTGTTCTTCTACATGTTAATGTTTAATTTAGGTATATCTGCCATGCCCTTTGCAGTCATGGGAGAAATGTTCATCCACAGTGTCAAAGCAAGTGGTGCATCCATTGCTACATTTACAAGCTTTGTTACTTCTTTTGTGCTTACGTTGGCTTTTCGATTAGTCTTTTCCCAATACGGCTTGTCCTATTGTTTTAGTGGATTGACTGTGTTTATTATACTTGTCTTGTTGTTTGTGTATTTTGTCGTACCGGAGACAAAAGGAAAAAGTGAAGCTGAAATTCAGCAGTTATTAagaaagtaa